A region of the Akkermansia muciniphila genome:
CTTGGTGCCGAACATCAGGGACATGGAGGGGCCGTAAATGTCCAGGTCCACCAGGCCCACGGAATAGCCCAGCTTGCTCAGGGCTACCGCCAGGTTGGCGGAAACGGTGGATTTGCCCACCCCGCCCTTGCCGGAGGCAACGGCGATCACGTGCCTGGCGCCGGGGACGGAGGATTTCCAGGTGGAGGGGTCGTCATTGACTCCCTTCCTGGCTTCCGGAGCCTTGTGTTCGATATTGACGTCACAATGCTTTACGCCGGGAAGATGCTTCATCACGCCATGGACGCCTTCAAAAATGTAACGGGGAATATCCGCATTCTTGCTCTCAATCACCAAATCAATCGTGACGTTGTTTTCAGCGTCAATGTCGATCTTCTTCACCAGCCCGAAGGATACGATGTCGCGGCTGAAACCCGGGAATTTAACCGTGGTCAGCGCGGCCCGTATCAGCTCCGGAGTCAATTCCTGTTGTGTCGTCATGTGTCTGAAATACTAGTGGTTGCCATAAACATTCCGCCCCCGTGCCTCCGGAACGCAGCATGCGCCGGAATACAGAGATAAGGGGACGGCAAAACCGGGAAGCAAAAATACTCCCTTTTTTATTTTTGACAACGCCTAATTCAGACAAAACAACTTTTTGCCTGCCGGATATCCACCCTTCCGGATACCCGGAAAAAGCGGAACAGCCACAGCCCCGCCAGCGTTAAAAAGAAGAAAAAGACAGGGGGACTTATTCCCCCTGCTGCTTCAGCGTTTCCCGGATATCCTGGAGAGCGGCGATGAAATCATCCAGAATTTCCGCGGGAACCATGATCCGGTCCCGGTTGGAACTCACCTTTTCCGTAATACGCACCACTTTGCCGCGCGCATTCTGTTTGAGATCAAGAAAGAACGTCTTGCGTTCCGCAATGATTTTTTCTGTACAAATAATATCGTCCTCCACGGCTGTAATCTTCCTCCGGTTGAATGAGGATTTCAGGATAGAGTTTCCTTTCAAGCGGGTCAATGATTTATTTGCAGGGGAGTGTGCCCCGGAACCTCCGGGCGGGGATAGCCGGAGCGGCATTGCCCGTGCCGCACGCCATCCTCCGTCAACCCGGAAAAAACTCCAAAGAATTAACAGCAACGGCTTAAACCTCCGCTTCCGGACGGACTCCAGCAAATAAAGAACGCCGGGAAAAACACATGAACCCGGTGCTCCATACCCGCCAGGCATTCCCGGAAAATTTGCGGAATCCGGCCCGGTTTCTCTTTTTCTTCCGGAAAACCGTCAAGTTTCCCATTGATTTTCCCCGGATTGGGCAGAGGACGGTTCCCTCCCTTCAGCATAAGATGGCCGTAAGGTATTGTACAAAAACACCAGCACCAAACGGCTTTCAGCTCCTTTGGAGG
Encoded here:
- a CDS encoding RNA-binding protein, which translates into the protein MKGNSILKSSFNRRKITAVEDDIICTEKIIAERKTFFLDLKQNARGKVVRITEKVSSNRDRIMVPAEILDDFIAALQDIRETLKQQGE